In Streptomyces sp. Li-HN-5-11, the sequence CTCCGCCGAGCACCAGGACCGACGTGGGCCGGGTGAGCGCGTACCGGTAGGCGGCGAGCAGCCTGCGGCACTGCTCGGTGCTCATCGCCCCGCCGGGGAAGGAGAACGACACGTGGCCGACGTCTCCGTACTGCCGGTAGCGGATGTCGGTCCAGGTGCGTCGCCCGGGCGGCAGTTCGAGCGGGACGTTCGTCTCCGGGAGCGAGGCGTGGGCGAGCACCGAGGCGGCAGGCCTCTTGAAGGGCGCCGGGTCACCGGAGTTCTTGCGCGGTCTCAACTCGGGGATCCACACGGCGCCGTCACGGGTGGCCCGGCACACCGCTCCCGCGCGGGTGGCGAGGAGCTCGCCGGGGCGGCCGCGCAGCCGGTCCTCGGGGTGGCCGCCGTGGAGGAAGAGCTCCCGGCCGAGGAGTTCGTCGAGCACGCCGGGCTGCGAGTCGGCCCCGCGGAGCTTGCACAGCACGGTGTCGGTGCCGTCGTTCCCCCAGTCGATGCGCCGCTGCTCCTGGCGCAGGAAGTCGCGCCACACCACGCGCACCGACGGCTCTTTCTGCGGCTGTGGCTTGAAGGAGCCGTCCGTGTACCGCCGTACGGCCAGCAGCACGGCGGACACGGCGGCGTCGGAGGCCTCGCCCCGGTACAGGTCGCTCTTGCCCACCGGTGCCGTCGCGAACGGCGTCGCCGCCCAGATGTCGCCCGCGTCCATGGCCGCCTCGGCCTGCAGGACCGTCACGCCCCAGTGCGGTGCCCTCTCGGCGATCGCCCAGTCCAGGGACGACGGGCCGCGGTCGCCCGGCGGTCCCGGGTGCACGATGAGGCAGGTGTGCTCCCGCCACACGTCCTCGGGCAGCGCCGTCTTGAGCATCGGCGCGATGATCAGCTCCGGGCGGGTCTCGGACACGGCGGTGCGGATGACGTCGGGGCCGTGCGAGGCGAGTACGACGTCCACCCGGTGCCCCTGATCCGTCAGTTCGGCGTAGACGCGCTGGGACAGGCTGTTGAACGCGGTGGCGACGATCAGAATGTCCATGACGTGGCATGTTCGCCGGTCGGGCGGGTGCCGGGAAGGACCGCGACGGCGTTTCGCCCGCCTCCGTCAGGTCTCTTCCTCCATTGGAGGCGTACTCCGGCGAACGAGCCCTGCCTCACCGCGGCTTCCCCACCGCCGGTCCCCGCCGCCGAGTCATGGCGCGTCGCATCGCTACTTTCGGTTCATATGATGTAACAGTCTGCACATGAACTGGCAGCAGAACATCGACAGGAGCCTCGGCCGTCACCCGCGTCGCCGCGGACTGCGCGGGGCACTGCTGGTGGCGGCGACCGCCGCCGCGCTGACCGGCGGACCGTCGGGGACGGCGCTCGCCTCCGGAGGGTTCGGCCCCGACTGGGACGCCATCGCCGCATGCGAGTCCGGGGGCAACTGGAAGGCGAACACCGGCAACGGCTACTACGGCGGATTGCAGTTCACCCAGTCCAGCTGGGTCGCCGCCGGCGGGCTGAAGTACGCGCGACGGGCGGACCTGGCCACGCGCCGGCAACAGATCGCCGTGGCCAGGCGGTTGGCAGCCCTGCAGGGGATGTCGGCCTGGGCCTGCGCCTGAGGGGCTCCCTCCCAGTCCTTGCCCGATCAGAACGGGTAGTGCGCCTGCTGGGTGGCGATGGTCACCCAACGGGTGCTGGAGAAGGCCTCGATGCCCCAGCGGCCGCCGAACCGCCCATAGCCGGAGGCCTTGACGCCGCCGAACGGGGCGTGCGGCTCGTCGGCCACCGACTGGTCGTTGACGTGCACGATGCCGGTGCGGACGCGGCGCGCCACGGTCAGGCCGTGGGTGGCGTTCTCGGTGATGATGCCGCAGGTCAGTCCGTTGTCGGTGTCGTTGGCCAGTTTCACGGCGGTGTCGTCGTCCGCGAACGTCTGGATGACGCACAGCGGGCCGAACGCCTCGGTGTGGTACAGCTCCGCGTCCTGCGGCACCTCGGTGAGGACGGTGGCCGGGTGGACCGCCCCGTCCGGCTCCCCGCCGCCGGTGAGTACCTTCGCTCCCTTGGCCACGGCGTCGCGCACCAGGCCCGCCACCCGCTGCGCGGCCCGTTCGCCGACCAGGGGACCGATGACGGTCCGAGGGTGGGAGGGGTCACCGGCCGGCAGGGCGGCGGCCTTCGCGGTGAACTTGGCGGTGAACTCCTCGGCCAGGGACTCGTGGACGAGGATCCGGTCGCCGGACATGCAGATCTGCCCGGCGTTCATGAACACGCTGAAGCAGGCCGCGTCGACGGCGTAGTCCACGTCGGCGTCGTCCAGCACGATCACCGCGTTCTTGCCGCCCAGTTCGAGGACGGCGGGCTTGAGGTGACGGGCCGCGTGTTCGCCGATGATCCGCCCCACCTCGGTGGAGCCGGTGAAGTTGACGGCGCGTACCCGCGGGTCGGCGATCAGCGCCTCGGCGATCCGGGCCGCGTCCTCGCGGGCGTTGGTGACGACGTTCAGCACGCCGTCCGGCAGCCCGGCCTCGCGCAGGACGTCCGCGACGAGTAGTCCGCAGGCGATCGGCGCGTCCTCACTGGGCTTGACGACGACGGTGTTGCCGGCGGCCAGCGGTGCGGCGACGGCCCGTACGCCGAGGATGACCGGGGCGTTCCAGGGCGCGAACGCGGCGACGACGCCGAACGGTTCACGGATGGCGAGGCCCAGCGCGCCCTCTTCCTGGGCGCTCAGCACCTCACCGCGCGGCGCGGTGATCGCGGCCGCCGCCTCCCGCAGGATGTTCGCCGCCAGCATCACGTTGAAGTGCGCCCAGGGACGGGTGCCGCCCGCCTCGTGCGCCATGATGTCGGCCACCTGCTCACCCCTGGCGTCCAGGAGGTCGGCGGCCTTCAGGAAGATCGCGCGGCGGGCGAAGGGGGCCAGGGCCGCCCACTGCGGGAAGGCCGCGTCCGCGGCGTCCACCGCCCGCGTCACGTCCTCCGGCCCGGCGGCGGCCACGGTCGCGTACACCTCACCGGTGTGAGGACTGACATCCGCCTCGGTCCGCCCGGACGCGGCGGGCACGTCCTTGCCGCCGATGAACAGCTCACGGGCTATGGGCATGATCGCGACCCTTCGTCGGCGCACTCGCGACCCTTCGTCGGCGCACGTGCGCAGGTGTTCGCAGAGTGAAACTTGATTCACGCCGCTCCGTGAATGCTGCTTGCCGCCGTCGGGCTACGTCAAGCTCCGCTCACCGGGCCGCGCCTCGCGCCGGGACGCGCCGGGACGCTTCCGGGGTCCCGCCGGGCCGCAGCCGGGCTCAGCACAGCACGGCCAGCCCGCCCGGCAGCACGCGGGCCGTGACGGGCAGGGCGGCCTCGACCTCGCCGTCGGCGCCGTACGGCACCTCGCGGTCGGCCGCGATACGGATCTCCCGGCCGTGCAGGATCCGCACCTCGGGCCTGTCGACGTGGGCACCGGACCTCAGCTCGTTCATCAGAGTGAAGAAGAGCCGGCGCGGCGCCTCGCGGATCATCACCACGTCGAGCAGGCCGTCGTCCACGCGGGCGCCGGGGGCGATCATGCGACCGGAGCCGTAGTAGGCCGAGTTGGCGGCGACCACGGTGTAGCCGCGATGGGTGTGCTCCACCCCGTCGACGGTGACCCGGTAGGTCGCCGTGCGCCAGGTGGCGACGGCCCGCATTCCACCGGCGTAGTACGAGGCGGCGCCCCGCAGCAGCCTGGCGTGGTTGGCGTGGCGGTTGGCGAGCGCGTCGACGCCCGCGTAGACGCTGCCGAGGACGACGGCGCGGGGGTGGACCGCCGACTCCACCTCGATGGTGTCGACGAGGCGCGGCCTGTGATGGAGCAGGATCCGGGCCAGTTCGGCCGGGTCGCCGGGCAGTCCGAGTGCGCGGGCGAAGTCGTTGCCCCGGCCGGCCGGGACGAGGCCGAGCGGGGTGCCGGTGCCGCTGAGCGCGCCGCCGATGCCGCCCGCGATGCCGTCGCCGCCCACGGCGAGGACGACGCGGCCCCGCTCCCCCGCCTGCCGGGCGAGTTCCTGGGCATGGGTGAGGCTGCGGCTGTACTCCGTCTCCAGTCCTGCCCCCGCCTGCCGCAGCAGACGGGCCACCCGCAACAGGGCGGCGGCGCCCGCGGATCCGCCTGCGGTGGGATTGACGATGGCGGTGAACTGTCGCATCGGTTGTGCCTCCAAGGCGGCAAAACGGGGTCGGCGGCGAGCTGTGGCGGGCCGCGGAACGGGGTCGGCGGCGGGCAGTGGAGGACGGTGCGGGGTGGGCTGTCAGTCGAGGGGCAGGAGCACGCCGGGATTGAGCAGGCCGGCCGGGTCCAGCCGTCGTTTGACGGCGCGCAGTGCCTCGATGCCGAGCTCTCCGGCCTCCCGGACGTACCAGTCGCGGTGGTCGGTGCCCACACCGTGATGGTGGCTGATGGTGCCGCCCGCGGCGAGAATCGCCTCGTTGGCGGCGTGCTTGGCGGGCGCCCAGTGCGCCACCGGGTCGTCGCCCTGGGCCGAGACCACGGTGAAGTACAGCGAGGCGCCGTTCTCGTAGACGTGGGAGATGTGGCACATCACCAGAGGCGGGGTGCCCGCCTCGGTGAGCCGGGTGGTGAGCGCGTCGCGGACGGAGGCGTACAGCCCGGGCACGCGGGACCAGTAGGCGGCGGTCTCCAGGGTCTCGGCGAACGCCCCCGCGTCGAGGAGCGCGTCGCGCAGGTACGGCGCCGAGTAACGCCCGTGGGC encodes:
- a CDS encoding aldehyde dehydrogenase family protein is translated as MPIARELFIGGKDVPAASGRTEADVSPHTGEVYATVAAAGPEDVTRAVDAADAAFPQWAALAPFARRAIFLKAADLLDARGEQVADIMAHEAGGTRPWAHFNVMLAANILREAAAAITAPRGEVLSAQEEGALGLAIREPFGVVAAFAPWNAPVILGVRAVAAPLAAGNTVVVKPSEDAPIACGLLVADVLREAGLPDGVLNVVTNAREDAARIAEALIADPRVRAVNFTGSTEVGRIIGEHAARHLKPAVLELGGKNAVIVLDDADVDYAVDAACFSVFMNAGQICMSGDRILVHESLAEEFTAKFTAKAAALPAGDPSHPRTVIGPLVGERAAQRVAGLVRDAVAKGAKVLTGGGEPDGAVHPATVLTEVPQDAELYHTEAFGPLCVIQTFADDDTAVKLANDTDNGLTCGIITENATHGLTVARRVRTGIVHVNDQSVADEPHAPFGGVKASGYGRFGGRWGIEAFSSTRWVTIATQQAHYPF
- a CDS encoding hydrogenase maturation protein, which produces MDILIVATAFNSLSQRVYAELTDQGHRVDVVLASHGPDVIRTAVSETRPELIIAPMLKTALPEDVWREHTCLIVHPGPPGDRGPSSLDWAIAERAPHWGVTVLQAEAAMDAGDIWAATPFATAPVGKSDLYRGEASDAAVSAVLLAVRRYTDGSFKPQPQKEPSVRVVWRDFLRQEQRRIDWGNDGTDTVLCKLRGADSQPGVLDELLGRELFLHGGHPEDRLRGRPGELLATRAGAVCRATRDGAVWIPELRPRKNSGDPAPFKRPAASVLAHASLPETNVPLELPPGRRTWTDIRYRQYGDVGHVSFSFPGGAMSTEQCRRLLAAYRYALTRPTSVLVLGGARDFFSNGIHLNVIEAAPDPAAESWTNLNAMNDLVEAVLRTTDRLVVAALGGNAAAGGVMLALAADEVWCRAGAVLNPHYRRMGLYGSELWTYSLPRRVGARTAERLTTEALPVSAHAAARVGLVDRLVPASPGEFAAEVERMAAALADADGLGRRIADKAAARERDERARPLAEYRRAELARMHEIFFDPRAPYHALRSAFVRKVPSGPARPLSPVCAPLTGTTR
- a CDS encoding transglycosylase family protein, which translates into the protein MNWQQNIDRSLGRHPRRRGLRGALLVAATAAALTGGPSGTALASGGFGPDWDAIAACESGGNWKANTGNGYYGGLQFTQSSWVAAGGLKYARRADLATRRQQIAVARRLAALQGMSAWACA
- a CDS encoding diacylglycerol kinase family protein is translated as MRQFTAIVNPTAGGSAGAAALLRVARLLRQAGAGLETEYSRSLTHAQELARQAGERGRVVLAVGGDGIAGGIGGALSGTGTPLGLVPAGRGNDFARALGLPGDPAELARILLHHRPRLVDTIEVESAVHPRAVVLGSVYAGVDALANRHANHARLLRGAASYYAGGMRAVATWRTATYRVTVDGVEHTHRGYTVVAANSAYYGSGRMIAPGARVDDGLLDVVMIREAPRRLFFTLMNELRSGAHVDRPEVRILHGREIRIAADREVPYGADGEVEAALPVTARVLPGGLAVLC